In Halarcobacter bivalviorum, a genomic segment contains:
- the neuC gene encoding UDP-N-acetylglucosamine 2-epimerase gives MKICIVTGTRAEYGLLYWLMKEIEADKDLELQVIVTGMHLSSEFGLTFKEIEQEFKIDRKIEMLLSSDTHIGICKSMGLAQISFAEAYGELKPNLVVVLGDRYEIFSAVSSAMISNIPIAHIHGGETTEGLIDESIRHSITKMSQLHFTSIEEYRKRVVQLGEDPSRVFTVGGLGIENIKRLKLLSREEFEKSIDFNLNKKNILVTFHPVTLEKATAKKQFQELLFAIDELEETNIIFTKANSDTDGRVINQMIDEYVSKNSEKAVCFTSLGQLRYLSALQYIDAVVGNSSSGLLEAPSFKIGTINIGDRQKGRISSESVINCKETKEEINKAFKQLYSKEFKKLLEKVQNPYGDGCSSQKIVKILKSIKYDNLLKKSFYDIGFTL, from the coding sequence ATGAAAATATGTATTGTAACAGGAACAAGAGCTGAGTATGGCTTACTTTATTGGCTTATGAAAGAGATAGAAGCAGATAAAGATTTAGAGCTTCAAGTTATTGTTACAGGAATGCATTTAAGTTCAGAATTTGGATTAACTTTTAAAGAAATAGAGCAAGAGTTTAAAATAGATAGAAAAATTGAAATGCTCTTATCTTCTGATACGCATATAGGTATTTGTAAATCAATGGGCTTAGCTCAAATATCTTTTGCTGAAGCTTATGGAGAATTAAAGCCTAATTTAGTAGTTGTTTTAGGAGATAGATATGAGATTTTTAGTGCAGTAAGTAGTGCAATGATATCAAATATTCCTATTGCTCATATTCATGGGGGAGAAACAACTGAAGGCTTAATAGATGAATCAATTCGGCATAGTATTACAAAAATGAGCCAGCTTCATTTTACATCAATAGAGGAATATAGAAAAAGAGTAGTTCAATTAGGAGAAGACCCAAGTAGAGTCTTTACTGTAGGTGGACTAGGAATAGAAAATATTAAAAGACTAAAACTTTTATCAAGAGAAGAGTTTGAAAAATCTATTGATTTTAACTTAAATAAGAAAAATATACTTGTAACTTTTCATCCAGTTACTTTAGAAAAAGCAACTGCTAAAAAACAGTTTCAAGAACTTCTGTTTGCAATTGATGAACTAGAAGAAACAAATATTATATTTACAAAAGCAAATAGTGATACAGATGGAAGAGTTATTAATCAAATGATTGATGAATATGTTTCAAAGAACTCTGAAAAAGCAGTATGTTTTACTTCTTTAGGTCAATTAAGATATTTAAGTGCTTTACAATATATTGATGCAGTAGTTGGAAATAGTTCAAGTGGTCTTCTTGAAGCTCCTAGTTTTAAAATAGGAACAATAAATATTGGAGATAGGCAAAAAGGAAGAATCTCTTCTGAAAGTGTAATTAATTGTAAAGAGACAAAAGAAGAGATAAATAAAGCATTTAAACAACTATATTCAAAAGAGTTTAAAAAATTATTAGAAAAAGTACAAAACCCTTATGGAGATGGATGTTCAAGTCAAAAGATAGTAAAGATTTTAAAGAGTATAAAATATGATAATCTTTTAAAGAAATCTTTTTATGATATAGGATTTACTTTATGA